The proteins below are encoded in one region of Ereboglobus luteus:
- a CDS encoding autotransporter-associated beta strand repeat-containing protein, giving the protein MSGTFVGTGSLWSEATNWSSATAPGFGSNHDISTFNNDNIAENGARTITVDGLFNLNKLDVLTSWNQTLTLTDGGGMGRGIRLGGTDAAINLSGNAFLTVNANVFLDASAKLDSYQSRMIFNAGKTIDIASHNLLINTVIGSAEVQVRSTIAGTTGGIRKTGAGKLELYGANTFGGGVQLHDGTLRIGGNTALGSGALEIGNGVTPSNLMTIELLTPSLVLSNQIYWNNDLTIANGVTLTQKSITFDYNGIVQLDNGIRQLNISDLTKVVFGRDFVLAGTGGLQVSGGSLSEVSFLNGNNTFSGGYVQWLRQATIGNGTTNITLGALDSGHNYIGTGAVAVNGEGFTLSLNPGAGRTVNMRGGITLDYGAILDVTNGFIVLDGAVLGYGANNLGNKFIFRGDTTFDDANFVNSPDLYFTTTGLITIGGTGMGAGLNHMILNNTGTIALGASAKNIGASQIRMERGVLALGANDQIQAGTALHMDAATALRANGFSATFSGG; this is encoded by the coding sequence GTGTCCGGCACTTTTGTGGGCACAGGCTCGTTGTGGAGCGAAGCAACCAACTGGTCGTCAGCCACTGCGCCCGGGTTTGGCTCAAATCACGATATATCAACATTTAACAATGACAATATTGCGGAAAATGGTGCGCGCACTATTACAGTTGATGGCCTCTTTAATCTCAACAAGCTCGATGTGCTTACCAGTTGGAACCAAACCCTGACATTGACCGACGGCGGCGGGATGGGACGGGGTATCCGTCTTGGCGGGACTGATGCCGCCATCAATTTGTCCGGCAACGCATTCCTGACAGTGAACGCCAATGTGTTCCTCGATGCCTCCGCGAAACTGGATAGCTATCAAAGCAGGATGATATTCAACGCGGGCAAAACGATCGACATCGCGAGCCATAATTTGCTGATCAACACGGTGATCGGCAGCGCCGAGGTTCAAGTCCGCTCCACTATTGCCGGCACCACGGGCGGCATTAGAAAGACCGGCGCGGGCAAATTGGAGCTTTACGGTGCCAATACGTTTGGCGGCGGAGTGCAATTGCATGATGGCACCTTGCGCATTGGCGGCAACACCGCGCTCGGCTCCGGCGCGCTCGAAATCGGAAATGGCGTCACGCCGTCAAACTTGATGACGATCGAATTGCTCACGCCGTCCCTTGTGCTCTCAAACCAGATCTATTGGAACAACGACTTGACCATCGCCAATGGCGTCACACTCACGCAAAAATCCATCACGTTCGACTACAACGGCATCGTGCAGCTCGACAACGGCATTCGCCAGCTGAACATCAGTGACTTAACCAAGGTTGTTTTCGGACGGGACTTCGTGCTTGCCGGCACCGGCGGCCTTCAAGTGAGCGGCGGCAGTTTGTCCGAGGTGAGTTTTCTCAACGGCAACAATACGTTCAGCGGCGGTTATGTGCAATGGCTCAGGCAGGCCACCATCGGCAACGGAACGACCAACATCACACTTGGCGCCCTCGATTCCGGGCACAACTACATCGGCACGGGCGCCGTTGCGGTCAACGGCGAAGGCTTCACGCTCAGTCTGAATCCCGGCGCCGGGCGCACTGTGAACATGCGAGGCGGCATTACGCTGGATTACGGCGCGATTCTGGACGTGACCAACGGTTTCATTGTGCTTGATGGCGCGGTGCTGGGCTATGGAGCCAACAACCTCGGCAATAAATTTATTTTCCGGGGCGACACGACTTTTGATGATGCGAACTTTGTCAACTCGCCCGACCTATATTTTACAACCACGGGACTGATTACCATTGGCGGCACGGGCATGGGAGCGGGTTTGAACCATATGATTTTAAACAACACGGGCACCATCGCCCTGGGCGCTTCCGCCAAGAATATCGGCGCGTCTCAGATTCGCATGGAGCGTGGTGTTTTGGCGCTGGGTGCGAACGACCAGATTCAGGCGGGCACGGCATTGCATATGGATGCCGCGACCGCACTGCGGGCCAATGGATTTTCCGCCACGTTTTCCGGGGGCTGA
- a CDS encoding TlyA family RNA methyltransferase, translating into MKQRLDEILVARGLAETRSQAKALIMSGRVLRGTERLDKAGKEYPGDIELIVEQPPRFVSRGGEKLAGFLEKFSIDLNGAHVLDVGASTGGFTDCALQAGAADAVCVDVGRAQLHAKLRADPRVTNFEKVNARHLAPGDLPRADFDAVVMDLSFISLKAVLPAVWPFVRVDGGILIALVKPQFEAGKAEVDKGRGVIRDPELQNAILADITEFALRELPGPALIGSMDSPITGADGNREFLLGLRKGCLPLPTGD; encoded by the coding sequence ATGAAACAGCGCCTCGATGAAATCCTCGTTGCCCGTGGCCTTGCCGAAACCCGTTCGCAAGCCAAGGCGCTCATCATGAGCGGTCGCGTGCTGCGCGGCACGGAGCGCCTCGACAAGGCGGGCAAGGAATATCCCGGCGACATCGAACTCATCGTCGAGCAGCCGCCGCGCTTTGTGAGCCGCGGCGGAGAAAAACTGGCCGGGTTCTTGGAAAAATTCTCCATCGACCTGAATGGCGCGCATGTGCTGGACGTGGGTGCCTCGACAGGCGGCTTCACGGACTGCGCGCTTCAAGCTGGCGCGGCGGACGCGGTGTGCGTGGACGTGGGGCGCGCGCAACTGCACGCGAAGCTGCGCGCCGACCCGCGCGTCACGAATTTCGAAAAGGTGAACGCGCGCCACCTTGCGCCGGGGGATTTGCCGCGCGCGGATTTCGACGCGGTGGTGATGGATTTGTCATTTATCTCGCTCAAGGCCGTGCTGCCCGCCGTGTGGCCGTTCGTGCGCGTGGATGGCGGAATCCTGATCGCACTAGTGAAACCCCAGTTCGAGGCGGGCAAGGCCGAGGTGGACAAGGGCCGCGGCGTGATTCGCGACCCCGAGTTGCAGAACGCAATCCTGGCGGACATCACAGAATTCGCACTGCGTGAATTACCCGGCCCGGCACTGATCGGCAGCATGGACTCGCCCATCACGGGCGCTGACGGAAACCGTGAGTTTCTGCTGGGCCTGCGGAAGGGGTGTTTGCCGTTGCCGACTGGAGATTAA
- a CDS encoding acyl-CoA thioesterase: protein MIQAKVPINVRYAETDQMGVVYHGNYLAWFEVARTQMFKDVGLPYKKIEADGYHLPVLEVSLKYHRPALYDDDLVVTAKLAEKPVLRIKVQYEVHRGDTLLVTGTTMHAFIDHEGRPVRPPPYVAEKMNEVFK from the coding sequence ATGATTCAAGCAAAGGTGCCAATAAACGTCCGCTATGCGGAAACCGATCAAATGGGCGTCGTTTACCACGGCAATTATCTGGCCTGGTTCGAAGTCGCGCGCACGCAAATGTTCAAGGACGTGGGCCTGCCCTACAAAAAAATCGAGGCCGACGGCTACCACCTGCCCGTCCTCGAAGTGTCGCTCAAATACCACCGGCCCGCGCTCTACGACGACGACCTCGTCGTCACCGCCAAGCTGGCCGAAAAACCCGTCCTGCGGATAAAGGTGCAATACGAAGTCCATCGTGGCGACACCCTCCTCGTCACCGGCACGACCATGCACGCCTTCATCGACCACGAAGGCCGCCCCGTCCGCCCGCCCCCCTACGTGGCGGAGAAGATGAATGAGGTTTTTAAATAA
- a CDS encoding glycosyltransferase family 4 protein, with the protein MTPAVSQQTAPSDSTHAGKQSRPIYLITHEFYPKHGGIATFSEEIARAIAALGRKVEVWAQAAAPTDEKQWPFDVHRLPIKGTLNLTCLAKSMVVIAKRRRELRNATVYIPEPGPMLALMVLQFNKSMRPKELILTFHGSEILRMHANPAHRMLMRRLIRRATRISTLTEFTRDLLCNRFPEAKGKTIITPGAIRSDLLANIDKLATTSLDQDELPVAAPGKNVVLTVGRIHPRKGQVRTLRALKNLPLARRETTEYWIVGKINGSSYEKILVREAETAAGLGLTVRFLGGLPDNKLGDIYSRADIFAMTSINYRQSVEGFGLVYLEASAHGLPVVAHKVGGVQEAVIDGETGLLVDPEPNLDAPAPALTAAFEKLLADEPLRRRMGEAGRRHARNNNWTDSAKKLFAPFLALDKA; encoded by the coding sequence ATGACGCCCGCAGTCTCTCAGCAAACCGCGCCATCGGACTCGACGCACGCCGGGAAACAATCGCGGCCGATCTACCTGATCACGCACGAATTTTATCCCAAGCACGGGGGCATCGCCACGTTTTCCGAGGAAATCGCGCGCGCCATCGCCGCCCTCGGGCGCAAAGTCGAGGTTTGGGCGCAAGCCGCCGCGCCGACGGACGAAAAGCAGTGGCCGTTTGATGTGCACCGCCTTCCCATCAAAGGCACGCTCAACCTCACCTGCCTTGCAAAATCAATGGTGGTCATCGCCAAACGCCGGCGCGAATTGCGCAACGCCACCGTTTATATCCCCGAACCGGGCCCCATGCTCGCGCTGATGGTTTTGCAATTCAACAAAAGCATGCGCCCCAAGGAGCTCATCCTCACCTTTCACGGCTCGGAAATCCTGCGCATGCACGCCAACCCCGCGCACCGCATGCTCATGCGCCGCCTCATCCGACGCGCCACGCGCATCAGCACGCTCACCGAATTCACCCGCGACCTCCTCTGCAACCGCTTCCCCGAGGCAAAAGGCAAAACCATCATCACCCCCGGCGCCATCCGCAGCGACCTGCTCGCCAATATCGACAAGCTGGCCACCACCTCCCTGGACCAAGACGAGCTTCCCGTCGCCGCGCCCGGAAAAAACGTCGTGCTCACCGTCGGCCGCATCCACCCGCGCAAAGGCCAGGTCCGCACCCTCCGCGCCCTCAAAAACCTTCCCCTCGCCCGGCGCGAGACCACCGAATACTGGATTGTTGGAAAGATAAACGGCTCGTCCTACGAAAAAATCCTCGTGCGCGAAGCCGAAACCGCCGCCGGCCTCGGCCTCACCGTGCGCTTCCTCGGCGGACTTCCCGACAACAAACTGGGCGACATTTATTCACGCGCCGATATTTTTGCGATGACCAGCATCAACTACCGCCAAAGCGTCGAGGGCTTCGGCCTCGTCTACCTCGAGGCCTCGGCGCACGGCCTGCCCGTCGTCGCCCACAAAGTCGGCGGCGTGCAGGAGGCTGTCATCGACGGCGAAACCGGCCTCCTCGTTGATCCCGAGCCCAACCTCGACGCTCCGGCGCCCGCGCTCACCGCCGCCTTTGAAAAACTCCTCGCCGACGAACCGCTCCGTCGGCGAATGGGCGAGGCCGGACGCCGCCACGCCCGGAACAATAATTGGACCGATTCCGCAAAAAAACTCTTCGCGCCATTTCTCGCATTGGATAAGGCCTGA
- the frr gene encoding ribosome recycling factor, giving the protein MSQPILTDMQVKMKKALEHTLHEFSQIHTGKASPTMVEAVMVEAYGSTMRLKECAAISTPDARMILIQPWDKGITQSIVKGIQIANLGFNPLVDGANVRVPLPELSRERRQEMVKRAHGMAEDGRVQVRSVRRDAMDALKKAEKDGDISEDELKRCEKEVQAATDQTIKEIGEHLAKKEKELTTL; this is encoded by the coding sequence ATGTCCCAACCGATCCTCACCGATATGCAGGTTAAAATGAAAAAAGCCCTCGAGCACACCCTGCATGAATTCAGCCAAATCCACACCGGCAAAGCCTCGCCCACCATGGTCGAAGCCGTGATGGTCGAAGCCTACGGCTCGACGATGCGCCTCAAGGAATGCGCCGCGATTTCCACGCCCGACGCGCGCATGATTTTGATCCAGCCCTGGGACAAGGGCATCACGCAATCCATCGTCAAGGGCATCCAGATCGCCAACCTCGGGTTCAACCCGCTCGTTGACGGCGCCAACGTCCGCGTGCCGCTTCCCGAACTCAGCCGCGAACGCCGCCAGGAAATGGTCAAGCGCGCCCACGGCATGGCCGAGGATGGACGCGTGCAAGTGCGCAGTGTTCGCCGGGATGCGATGGACGCGCTCAAAAAAGCCGAGAAAGACGGCGATATTTCCGAGGACGAATTGAAGCGCTGCGAAAAAGAAGTTCAGGCCGCCACCGACCAAACCATTAAGGAAATCGGCGAGCACCTTGCCAAAAAGGAAAAGGAACTCACGACCCTGTAA
- a CDS encoding serine hydrolase domain-containing protein has translation MPLPCPAALPPLAILLVFLASAAGLFAGPIADTARRFVEDGATAGVVFLVADDTKTLDCEAVGFADIASAKPMRNDTLFWIASMTKPMTGACIMMLVDEGKVSLDDPVSKYIPEFDAPQKIVPKKSATTVNEEGVRVADNAPRQTAPKNTLRKTPITLRHLLCHTSGLPRVDPDETPYIDTRPLAKAVPTYARLNLLFEPGTSYSYSSIGIGVLGRVVEVASGIPYETFLQKRLLDPLGMTDTTFWPTKAQLERLATSYRGNPSKKTLTAGKIGNRQYPLDDRVRRHPTPGGGLFSTAHDVARFGQLLLNKGVFNGKRLISEASINEMTRRQAATKSSGLTLSLGEGGRFGHSGAHGTNFAVWPKEKLVTVFMVQRISKWGTPDGKKLRPALEKLALKTHSAQ, from the coding sequence ATCCCCCTCCCCTGCCCCGCCGCGCTTCCGCCCCTCGCCATCCTTCTCGTTTTCCTCGCTTCCGCAGCGGGGCTTTTTGCCGGGCCAATCGCCGACACCGCCCGCCGGTTTGTTGAGGATGGCGCCACGGCGGGCGTTGTCTTTCTCGTCGCCGACGACACAAAAACGCTCGACTGCGAGGCCGTCGGATTTGCCGACATCGCCAGCGCCAAACCCATGCGCAACGACACCCTTTTCTGGATCGCCTCCATGACCAAGCCCATGACCGGCGCATGCATCATGATGCTTGTTGACGAGGGCAAGGTTTCCCTCGACGACCCGGTCTCAAAATACATTCCCGAATTTGACGCGCCCCAAAAAATCGTCCCAAAAAAAAGCGCCACCACGGTCAACGAGGAGGGCGTGAGGGTTGCCGACAACGCCCCGCGGCAAACCGCGCCCAAAAACACCCTTCGCAAAACCCCGATCACCCTCCGCCACCTCCTCTGCCACACCTCAGGCCTGCCGAGGGTTGACCCGGATGAAACGCCTTACATCGACACCCGCCCGCTTGCGAAAGCCGTGCCCACCTACGCCCGCCTCAACCTTCTCTTCGAGCCGGGCACCAGTTACAGCTACTCCAGCATCGGCATTGGAGTCCTCGGGCGCGTCGTCGAAGTCGCCAGCGGAATCCCCTACGAAACCTTTCTGCAGAAGCGCCTCCTAGATCCGCTCGGCATGACCGACACCACCTTCTGGCCAACCAAGGCCCAGCTCGAACGCCTCGCCACCAGCTACCGCGGCAACCCCTCCAAAAAAACGCTCACTGCGGGAAAAATCGGCAACCGCCAGTATCCGCTCGACGACCGCGTTCGCCGCCATCCCACGCCCGGCGGCGGCCTGTTTTCCACCGCGCACGATGTCGCACGTTTCGGCCAGCTCCTGCTCAACAAGGGCGTGTTCAACGGCAAGCGCCTCATCAGCGAAGCCTCCATCAACGAAATGACCCGCCGCCAGGCCGCGACCAAAAGCAGCGGCCTCACTCTCAGCCTTGGCGAAGGCGGCCGGTTCGGGCACAGCGGCGCCCACGGCACCAACTTCGCCGTCTGGCCCAAGGAAAAACTCGTGACTGTTTTCATGGTCCAAAGAATCTCCAAGTGGGGAACCCCCGATGGCAAAAAACTGAGGCCCGCGCTTGAAAAACTCGCCCTCAAAACCCACTCCGCGCAGTGA
- the pyrH gene encoding UMP kinase, producing the protein MHDVPRPIDPSVKYKRIVLKLSGEVLRSGKTGDPFDRAILDKVCEQVKEIYDLGVQICLVIGGGNIFRGLQGEKRGVDRTTGDYMGMLATVINSLALMDSLEKAGVNTRVQSAIPMDQIAEPFIMRRAIRHLEKGRVVIFAAGTGNPYFSTDTTAALRASEMHADIIMKATKVDGIYDKDPKKYPDAVKYEELSYIDALKQRLNVMDSTAFSLCLDNNVPILVFDLKAEHAILRAVRGEKVGTLVHG; encoded by the coding sequence ATGCACGACGTCCCTCGCCCTATTGATCCATCAGTAAAATATAAACGCATTGTCCTCAAATTGAGCGGAGAAGTTCTCCGCAGCGGCAAAACCGGAGATCCGTTTGACCGCGCCATTCTCGACAAGGTCTGCGAACAAGTTAAGGAAATCTACGACCTTGGCGTGCAAATCTGCCTCGTCATCGGCGGAGGCAATATTTTCCGCGGCCTTCAGGGCGAAAAACGCGGCGTTGACCGCACCACGGGCGATTACATGGGCATGCTCGCCACCGTCATCAACTCGCTCGCGCTCATGGACAGCCTCGAAAAGGCCGGCGTCAACACGCGCGTGCAAAGCGCGATCCCCATGGACCAAATCGCCGAGCCGTTCATCATGCGCCGCGCCATCCGCCACCTCGAAAAAGGCCGCGTCGTCATCTTCGCCGCCGGCACCGGCAACCCTTATTTCTCGACCGACACCACCGCCGCGCTTCGCGCCTCCGAAATGCACGCCGACATCATCATGAAGGCCACCAAGGTTGACGGCATCTACGACAAGGACCCGAAAAAATACCCCGACGCCGTCAAATACGAAGAGCTCTCCTACATCGACGCGCTCAAGCAGCGCCTCAACGTCATGGACTCGACCGCGTTTTCACTCTGCCTCGACAACAACGTGCCCATCCTCGTGTTCGACTTGAAAGCCGAGCACGCCATCCTCCGCGCCGTTCGCGGCGAAAAGGTTGGCACGCTTGTTCATGGCTGA
- a CDS encoding nucleotidyltransferase — translation MKRLNDEGVDFVIIGGFAAVAYGASTLTRDIGLCAALTRENVERIRAALSGWNPRHRMTPARLSFLTHPSAGEDVKNLYLETDKGVVDILSSVIDVGDFERLSRAAEVVEIDGCEYRIMGLADLIASKEALGRDKDLLASRELRVIEEKRKP, via the coding sequence TTGAAGCGTCTCAATGATGAGGGTGTCGACTTTGTCATCATAGGCGGGTTTGCCGCTGTGGCTTACGGGGCTTCAACGCTTACGCGAGATATTGGTCTTTGTGCCGCGCTTACACGGGAAAACGTGGAAAGAATTCGCGCAGCCCTGTCCGGATGGAACCCAAGGCACCGCATGACGCCGGCCCGGCTTTCGTTTCTCACGCATCCAAGTGCCGGCGAGGATGTGAAAAACCTTTATTTGGAAACTGACAAAGGCGTGGTGGATATTCTTTCGTCGGTGATAGACGTGGGTGATTTTGAGCGACTCAGCCGGGCGGCGGAGGTGGTGGAAATCGACGGCTGCGAATACCGCATCATGGGACTTGCCGATTTGATTGCCTCAAAAGAGGCGCTCGGGCGCGACAAAGACTTGCTCGCCTCCAGGGAGTTGCGGGTCATTGAGGAAAAACGAAAGCCTTGA